The genomic window GAGGGCCTCGTAGCTCGCGGAAAGCGCCCCTTCGGCCCGAAGGTAGGTGCCCCGGAGAAGGAGGAAGAGGGCCAGCCCCAGGGCCAGGGCCAAAAGCAGCACCCCCGCCTGGACCGGGCGCAGGAGGGCCCATTCCGGGGAGAGGTCGCGGACCAGGTGGACAAAGCCGCTGGGCACGGCCATCCAGATCCCGAGCCGCACGCCCTCCTCCCGAAACCAGGGGTCCTTCTGGGCCCGGGCCATGGCCCTCTCCTCCTCGGGGGTGGCCCGCCCTCCTTCCCGCTCCCGCTCGTAGGCCAGGGCCACGGTGCCGTCCTCCCGGAAGAAGGTGGCCCGGGTGATGTGGTACAGGTCCAGGTGCAGCCGGACCAGGGCGTGGAGCCGGTCGGGGTCCCAGCCTCCCCCGTAAGGGTTGGGGGCGTGCAGGGCGTGGGGGGAGAGGAACTGGGGGAAGATCTGGGTGAGGTGCAGGACCACCGCCTCCTAGGTGACCTTGGCCGTGGAGTCCACCAGGTAGCGGTGGAGGAGGAGGTTGAGGGCCCCGGCCAGGGCTAAGACCCCCGCCAGGGTGACCCCCGTCAGGCCCAGGAGGAAGCGGCGGTAGGGGCCCGCCGCGGCCAGGCTTCCGCCTCCCAGGGCCTGGGCTGGCTTTGGGGTCGGGGCGGACGGGTGCTTGGGGAGCCGGGGTGGCATCCTGTCCCTCTCTACGGCCCACCGGGGCCCTCTGGATGTCCACATCCAAGGGGGCCCTCCCGGCCGTAGGGAAGGGTGAGGGGGAAGACCCCTAATGGGAGGTGCCTATGGGAAAGGAAAGGGTTTTGGCGCGCAGGCAGTTCATGCGGGTGTTGACGGCGGCGGGGCTTTCCTCGGCCTTGGCCGGCTCCCTTCTGGACCGGGCCTTGGCGGCCCACGGGGGGCCTTCGGACCTGGACATCCTGCAGCTCGCCCTCACCGCGGAGTACCTGGCCACGGACGCCTATGCCCGCACGCGGTTCGCCTCCTTTGAGGGGGAGATCCGGGAGTACCTGGAGGCGGCCCTGGCCCAGGAGGAGGCCCATGTGAAGGCCCTGCAGGACGCCATCCGTTCCCTGGGCGGGAAACCGGTGGAGCGGCCCCAGTTCGTCTATCCGGTCCAGTTCCTCTCCAGCACCCGCCTCCAGGTCCTCAGGCTCCTCAACGCCCTGGAGGACGCCTTCGTGGGCGCCTACCTTGGGGCTTTGCCCCTCCTTCAGAACAAGGACCTGATCAAGGCGGCGGGGAGCATCCTGGGCAACGAGGCCGTGCACCGGGCCCTCATCCGGGACAGCCGCCTGAGCCTGAAGGACCCCGAGCTGCCCGGTCCCAAGGTCCCCAACGACCGGGCCTTTGAGGTGGCCATCACCCCGGAGGAGGCGCAGAAGGCGGTTTCGGGATTTATCCGGAAGTGAGCCTGCTTGGGAGAGGCCCCGGGGGAGGCCCCGGGGCCTTCGCCGCATCCAAACCCTCGCCAGGCCCTGGGCAGCCAGGCGGTGAACCAGCCCGTCATTGACCTCTACAACCCCTTCAACGACCCCGTCTCCTTCTTCGTGGGGGCCTTTGTCTTTGAGGACGTGGGGGTCACCGCCTACAACGGGGCCGCACCCCTTATCACCGACAAGCAGAACGTCCTGGCCCCTGCGGCGGGGATCCTGGCCACGGAGGCCTACCACGCCGGAGCCATCCGCCGCTACCTTATTGATATACGCACCCAGACCGTTCCCAACACGGGCCTCACGGTGGAGCAGCTGGCCAACGCCATCAGCAACGCCCGGAATAGCCTTTCTGGCGGCGGCGACGAGGGCCTCACCGTGAGCGGGAAGCCCAACAACGTGGCCGCGGATGCCAAGGGCGTGGCCTTCAGCCGCACCACGGACGGGGTCCTGAAGATCGTCTACC from Thermus islandicus DSM 21543 includes these protein-coding regions:
- a CDS encoding ferritin-like domain-containing protein, producing MGKERVLARRQFMRVLTAAGLSSALAGSLLDRALAAHGGPSDLDILQLALTAEYLATDAYARTRFASFEGEIREYLEAALAQEEAHVKALQDAIRSLGGKPVERPQFVYPVQFLSSTRLQVLRLLNALEDAFVGAYLGALPLLQNKDLIKAAGSILGNEAVHRALIRDSRLSLKDPELPGPKVPNDRAFEVAITPEEAQKAVSGFIRK
- a CDS encoding ferritin-like domain-containing protein gives rise to the protein MGEAPGEAPGPSPHPNPRQALGSQAVNQPVIDLYNPFNDPVSFFVGAFVFEDVGVTAYNGAAPLITDKQNVLAPAAGILATEAYHAGAIRRYLIDIRTQTVPNTGLTVEQLANAISNARNSLSGGGDEGLTVSGKPNNVAADAKGVAFSRTTDGVLKIVYLNAQKQPGGFFPQGLNGQIK